The following proteins come from a genomic window of Nostoc sp. ATCC 53789:
- a CDS encoding RNA polymerase subunit sigma-24, with the protein MNFEDITNKAVEKGVETAVEKTLGVKDLKTVKAVVETGAAAGAAVSAATGLSVAATSGAGITSGLAAAGGVVGGGMAAAPAVLAAGPAYAGAKIMNETFFKDQPDLSKEEREARAAARTATNIGAAAGVAGAGAVTVAAGASGAAIMSTLAGIGGVVGGGAIAGTAIVAAAPVAAAAAIGYGIYKLFGGGKE; encoded by the coding sequence ATGAATTTTGAAGATATTACCAATAAAGCTGTTGAAAAAGGTGTAGAAACTGCTGTAGAAAAAACTTTGGGCGTTAAAGACCTAAAGACGGTAAAAGCCGTTGTAGAGACCGGTGCGGCCGCAGGGGCTGCTGTCAGTGCTGCTACAGGGTTATCTGTTGCAGCAACTTCAGGGGCAGGAATCACTTCCGGTCTAGCTGCGGCAGGTGGTGTGGTTGGTGGTGGTATGGCGGCTGCTCCTGCTGTATTGGCAGCAGGCCCAGCTTATGCTGGAGCAAAAATAATGAATGAAACTTTCTTCAAAGACCAACCGGATTTGTCCAAGGAAGAACGTGAAGCTCGTGCAGCTGCAAGAACAGCTACAAATATTGGGGCTGCTGCTGGTGTAGCTGGTGCTGGTGCTGTAACAGTAGCTGCTGGTGCTTCTGGTGCTGCAATTATGAGTACTCTTGCAGGTATCGGTGGTGTTGTTGGGGGAGGTGCGATCGCCGGTACTGCGATAGTTGCTGCTGCACCTGTTGCTGCTGCGGCAGCTATTGGATACGGGATATACAAACTTTTCGGCGGCGGTAAGGAATAG
- a CDS encoding SAM-dependent methyltransferase, translated as MAMVLDKVVPFGRSMDEYIKIFNLTDADLNKKIIGIGDGPASFNSEMTRQGKSVVSVDPLYQFSGDEILQRFNEVVDNIINQVKATSKDWVWGYHKSPDDLRRNRVKVIKEFLSDYENGKKINRYIVDEFPKLEFKDQEFDIALCSHLLFLYSDHLDYNFHLNSIGEMLRIAKEIRIFPLITLMWKHSQHLDEIVKHYTSMGYKIDIENVEYELQPGGNKMLKITRDV; from the coding sequence ATGGCAATGGTTCTAGATAAAGTAGTTCCTTTTGGGAGATCAATGGATGAATATATAAAAATATTCAATTTAACAGACGCAGATTTAAATAAAAAAATCATTGGAATTGGGGATGGACCGGCAAGCTTTAATTCAGAAATGACACGTCAGGGTAAAAGTGTAGTTTCTGTTGACCCACTATACCAATTTTCTGGTGATGAGATATTGCAACGATTTAATGAAGTGGTAGATAACATCATTAACCAAGTCAAGGCTACATCGAAAGATTGGGTATGGGGCTATCATAAATCTCCAGATGATTTGCGACGCAATCGAGTCAAAGTTATTAAAGAATTTTTGTCTGATTATGAAAATGGCAAAAAAATCAATAGATACATAGTCGATGAGTTTCCAAAATTAGAATTTAAAGATCAAGAGTTTGACATAGCCCTGTGTTCACATTTATTGTTTTTATATTCAGACCATCTCGATTACAACTTTCACCTAAATTCTATAGGTGAGATGCTACGTATTGCTAAAGAAATCAGAATATTTCCCCTGATAACTTTAATGTGGAAACATTCTCAACATTTAGATGAAATAGTAAAACATTACACTTCAATGGGTTACAAGATAGATATTGAAAATGTTGAATATGAGCTACAGCCTGGTGGAAATAAAATGTTGAAGATAACCAGAGATGTTTAG
- a CDS encoding IS630 family transposase codes for MSAPLRVRLTDLEDLTLLELRSATTVPQRTRERAHIIRLNAQGWNVPAIAKIFECHEHTVRATLRRWENKGLGGLWETSGRGAKCKWLEADLAYLEDCLEVEPRTYNSLQLSEKLAQDRNVQLSPSRLRRLLKKKWKWKRTRHTHKRKQDPEKRRIKQADLDTLKQAAVEGYVELKYLDESGCCRWSPVSYSYSRIGSQKQMAQVGSRGGRISILGLWQPQVSFEYALVQGGFKTKRYIEVMDWVAAKAQNTLVETGRISVIVHDNGSLHTSKKAKQKWLEWQEKGLFVFFLPPYCSEMNRIEEEWHQLKTHEIAGQMFDNNYDLAMAIIDGMEARSVKGEYALERLIFNCA; via the coding sequence ATGTCTGCTCCATTGCGAGTTAGATTAACAGATTTAGAAGATTTGACGCTTTTGGAGTTACGGTCAGCGACAACAGTTCCTCAACGGACACGAGAGCGTGCCCACATAATTCGATTAAATGCCCAAGGATGGAATGTACCAGCGATAGCTAAAATTTTTGAGTGTCACGAACATACGGTACGAGCAACACTGAGGCGTTGGGAAAATAAGGGTTTGGGAGGACTGTGGGAAACTTCCGGGCGAGGAGCAAAGTGCAAATGGCTTGAGGCAGACTTAGCATATTTAGAGGATTGCTTAGAGGTAGAGCCCCGTACTTATAACAGTTTGCAGTTATCAGAAAAATTGGCTCAAGATAGAAATGTGCAATTGAGTCCGTCTCGTTTGCGACGTTTGCTCAAAAAAAAGTGGAAATGGAAACGCACCCGCCATACTCATAAGAGAAAACAAGACCCAGAAAAACGACGAATTAAGCAAGCAGACCTAGATACCTTAAAGCAAGCGGCAGTAGAGGGTTATGTCGAGCTTAAGTATCTTGATGAGTCTGGGTGTTGTCGTTGGAGTCCCGTTAGCTATAGTTACAGTCGTATCGGTAGCCAAAAACAAATGGCACAAGTTGGTAGCCGTGGTGGTCGCATTAGTATTTTGGGTTTATGGCAACCCCAAGTCAGTTTTGAATATGCCTTGGTTCAAGGTGGGTTCAAAACAAAACGCTACATCGAGGTTATGGATTGGGTTGCAGCTAAGGCACAAAACACTTTAGTTGAAACTGGTCGCATCAGTGTTATTGTTCACGATAATGGTTCCTTACATACCAGTAAGAAAGCAAAACAAAAATGGCTTGAGTGGCAGGAAAAAGGATTATTCGTTTTCTTTTTACCACCTTATTGTTCCGAAATGAATCGGATAGAGGAAGAGTGGCATCAACTAAAAACTCATGAAATTGCTGGACAAATGTTTGACAATAACTACGATTTGGCTATGGCAATTATTGATGGCATGGAAGCTAGAAGCGTAAAGGGGGAATATGCCCTTGAGCGTCTTATATTTAATTGTGCCTAG
- a CDS encoding dual specificity protein phosphatase family protein, giving the protein MYKFAPAWENEQIVFGAARPGYTNKQVQDWIQFMKSQNIKRVCCLLPNQQLAHYSNLLDSYKQEFGNQLVCWAPIVDFHLSDLETLTQKILPFLIEADKQNQKVVVHCSGGIGRTGHVLAAWLVSVRGLSNQAAIAAVKKTGRNPYEAALAAVFRGRNPLKVVKELDLLLNDCRLAIHQVF; this is encoded by the coding sequence ATGTATAAGTTTGCCCCGGCTTGGGAGAACGAGCAAATAGTATTTGGTGCTGCGCGACCTGGATACACTAATAAGCAGGTTCAGGATTGGATACAATTCATGAAGTCCCAAAATATTAAGCGAGTTTGTTGCCTTCTTCCCAATCAACAACTAGCTCATTACTCTAATCTTTTGGATAGCTACAAACAGGAATTTGGTAATCAGCTAGTATGTTGGGCACCAATTGTAGATTTCCATCTATCTGATTTAGAAACTCTCACACAGAAAATACTTCCTTTCTTAATAGAAGCAGACAAACAAAATCAGAAGGTAGTTGTACACTGCTCTGGTGGAATTGGACGTACTGGACATGTATTAGCAGCATGGCTAGTTAGTGTCCGAGGATTATCAAATCAAGCTGCGATCGCTGCTGTCAAGAAAACAGGTAGAAATCCTTATGAAGCTGCATTAGCTGCTGTGTTTAGAGGTAGAAATCCGTTGAAAGTTGTAAAAGAACTTGACTTGCTTCTAAATGATTGCCGTCTAGCAATACATCAAGTTTTTTGA
- a CDS encoding 5'-nucleotidase C-terminal domain-containing protein, whose translation MPLLNSKNRFFGKLNSLNLSTNQLSSLVIFGILFSLGTSIGVAQVRTTPKPGFTLQLLHTSDQEAGVPALKDAPNFSAVLNALKNQDANRDGKPDYPNTLILSSGDAYIPSPFLFASDTVFGGQGRGDILILNALGFGAIAFGNHEFDLGTGVVADLLGAKKDYPGTNFPYLSTNLDFSTDKDLAKLVTADGQEASKIPNKIARSTIITLNGEKIGVVGATTPTLRTISSPGGVTVLPKEFNDRNPADIAALAAEIQTSVDALLTKNPDINKVILLAHMQQIAIEQKLAKLLKGVDIVVAGGSNTLLADKTDRLRVGDKSAGSYPILTKAADGNPIAVVNTDGNYRYVGRLVVNFDASGVIIPLSIDSKISGAYATDSKGVATVGGKPDPKIVAITEALQKVIIAQDGKIFGKTNVFLNGWRGDVRTQETNLGNLTAEANLAIAKRYDPKTVISIKNGGGIRDNIGIYTFPPGSTRSQDVIKLPPQANPVAGKKAKEISQLDITNALRFNNGLTLVTLSATELLAVIEHSVAAIAPSATPGSFPQVAGLTFSFDPDLPAGKRVKSLAIKDGQGKMIDVVVKNAELVGDPNRIFRTVTLNFLATGGDGYPFPKTERVDLTSKDADKSKRTGLATFAADGSEQDTLAEYLAANFKQIPFSQGDVPPAKDTRIQNLKLRKDVVLSD comes from the coding sequence ATGCCTTTGTTAAATTCCAAAAATAGATTTTTCGGTAAGCTTAATAGCCTAAATTTAAGTACTAACCAGTTAAGTTCGTTAGTTATATTTGGTATATTATTCTCTCTGGGAACTAGTATTGGTGTAGCGCAAGTCAGAACAACACCTAAACCGGGATTCACACTGCAACTTTTACATACTTCCGACCAAGAAGCAGGTGTTCCAGCATTGAAGGATGCACCAAACTTTTCGGCAGTGTTGAATGCACTCAAAAATCAGGATGCTAATCGTGACGGTAAGCCTGATTATCCTAATACCTTAATCCTTTCATCTGGAGATGCCTATATTCCCAGTCCTTTCTTATTTGCTAGTGATACAGTTTTTGGTGGACAGGGAAGAGGAGATATTTTAATTTTAAATGCTCTAGGGTTTGGTGCGATCGCCTTTGGTAATCACGAATTTGACTTAGGTACGGGTGTTGTTGCCGATTTACTCGGTGCTAAAAAAGATTACCCAGGTACAAATTTTCCTTATCTCAGCACAAATCTAGACTTCAGCACTGATAAAGACCTGGCAAAATTAGTTACTGCTGATGGACAAGAGGCAAGTAAAATTCCTAATAAAATTGCCCGTAGTACCATCATTACCCTCAATGGTGAAAAGATTGGTGTAGTTGGAGCGACAACTCCCACTCTGCGGACTATTTCTTCTCCCGGTGGTGTGACTGTGTTGCCTAAAGAATTTAACGATCGTAATCCCGCAGACATCGCCGCCTTAGCTGCTGAAATTCAAACTTCTGTCGATGCACTGCTGACAAAAAACCCAGATATTAATAAAGTTATTCTGTTGGCACACATGCAGCAAATTGCTATTGAGCAAAAGCTAGCAAAATTACTCAAAGGAGTAGATATTGTTGTTGCTGGTGGTTCTAATACCTTACTAGCCGACAAAACAGACCGTCTACGAGTCGGTGATAAATCTGCTGGAAGTTATCCAATTCTCACAAAAGCAGCAGATGGTAATCCGATAGCCGTAGTTAATACCGATGGAAACTATCGTTATGTTGGTCGTCTAGTAGTTAACTTTGATGCCAGTGGAGTAATTATTCCGTTGAGTATTGACTCCAAAATCAGTGGTGCTTATGCGACTGATTCTAAAGGTGTAGCAACTGTCGGTGGGAAACCCGATCCTAAAATTGTCGCCATTACAGAGGCACTTCAAAAAGTGATTATTGCCCAAGATGGTAAAATTTTTGGGAAAACCAACGTCTTCCTCAATGGCTGGCGCGGTGATGTCCGCACACAAGAAACCAATTTAGGGAATTTGACAGCCGAAGCTAATTTAGCGATCGCCAAGCGGTACGATCCTAAGACAGTCATTTCCATCAAAAATGGCGGTGGTATCCGTGACAATATCGGTATCTACACCTTTCCCCCTGGTTCGACTCGCTCACAAGATGTTATCAAACTACCACCTCAAGCAAATCCTGTAGCAGGTAAGAAAGCAAAAGAAATTTCCCAACTTGATATCACCAATGCGCTACGATTCAACAATGGCTTGACTTTAGTTACTCTGAGTGCAACAGAATTACTGGCAGTGATTGAACACAGTGTAGCAGCGATCGCACCCAGTGCTACCCCTGGCAGTTTTCCCCAAGTAGCGGGATTAACCTTTAGCTTTGACCCAGATTTGCCAGCAGGTAAGCGCGTCAAATCCCTTGCTATCAAGGATGGTCAGGGCAAAATGATTGATGTAGTAGTTAAAAATGCAGAGTTAGTGGGTGATCCTAATCGGATCTTCCGCACTGTTACCCTCAACTTCCTCGCAACTGGTGGTGATGGTTATCCTTTTCCGAAAACAGAACGGGTTGATTTGACATCAAAAGATGCTGATAAGAGCAAACGCACAGGTTTAGCCACCTTTGCTGCTGATGGTTCCGAGCAAGATACATTAGCCGAATATCTGGCTGCTAACTTTAAGCAGATTCCCTTTTCTCAAGGGGATGTGCCACCCGCAAAAGATACTCGCATTCAAAATCTCAAATTGCGTAAAGATGTGGTGTTATCAGATTAA
- a CDS encoding DUF4926 domain-containing protein — translation MTKNTIKLLDVVALTADLPEYNLYRGQVGTVVELLAGGAAFEVEFSDRNGRTYESAGLRPEQIMVLHFEPPSPDPVSEMMLA, via the coding sequence ATGACTAAAAATACAATCAAGTTGCTGGATGTAGTAGCACTGACAGCTGATCTGCCTGAATACAACCTGTACCGTGGTCAAGTTGGCACAGTAGTAGAATTATTAGCTGGTGGTGCTGCTTTTGAAGTGGAATTTAGCGATCGCAACGGTCGCACTTATGAATCTGCCGGTTTACGCCCAGAGCAAATTATGGTGTTACATTTTGAGCCACCATCTCCTGATCCAGTCTCGGAAATGATGCTAGCGTAA
- a CDS encoding class I SAM-dependent methyltransferase, whose amino-acid sequence MTDNILQQQIEYYRARANEYDEWFYRKGRYDRSPEINQRWFNEVAVIKNTLHQIGLVDDILELASGTGIWTQELLRIGKKITAIDASEEMIAINRSKLNSLSVEYHLIDLFTWQPDTEYDLVFFAFWLSHVPPKLLDSFLTKVYQSVRLGGEVFIIDSSFEPTSTANNHILEDDGNIYKTRKLNDGQEFQIVKIFYQPDELKDKLKKAGFQAEVKVTDNYFIYAQGKKFETIRNSESVII is encoded by the coding sequence ATGACAGATAATATTCTTCAACAACAGATTGAGTACTATCGCGCTAGAGCCAATGAATATGATGAGTGGTTCTATAGGAAAGGACGCTACGATCGCAGTCCCGAAATCAACCAGCGCTGGTTTAATGAAGTAGCTGTGATAAAAAATACATTACACCAAATTGGTTTGGTGGATGATATTTTGGAGTTAGCATCTGGAACAGGTATCTGGACGCAGGAGCTTTTAAGGATCGGTAAAAAGATTACTGCGATCGATGCCTCTGAAGAAATGATTGCAATTAATCGCTCGAAGTTAAATTCACTGAGTGTTGAATATCACCTAATTGATTTATTTACTTGGCAACCTGACACTGAATATGATTTGGTTTTCTTCGCCTTTTGGCTATCTCATGTGCCACCAAAATTACTCGATTCTTTTTTGACGAAAGTCTACCAATCTGTTCGCCTTGGTGGGGAAGTATTTATCATTGACTCTTCCTTTGAACCGACATCCACAGCTAACAATCATATCCTTGAAGACGACGGAAACATATATAAAACTCGTAAATTAAATGATGGTCAAGAATTTCAGATTGTCAAAATTTTTTATCAGCCAGATGAACTTAAGGATAAGCTAAAAAAAGCAGGCTTTCAGGCTGAGGTAAAAGTGACAGATAATTATTTTATCTACGCACAGGGAAAAAAATTTGAAACAATTCGTAATTCGGAATCTGTAATTATTTAA
- a CDS encoding sulfonate ABC transporter substrate-binding protein, producing the protein MFTKFSSSRFLGMAFAFLQKFKQQRIHTFSLLFALGLSLTLAISACSPSASNNGTTQTASPNPVASGTTIRIGYQKASTVLYALKAREELEKAFATSGSSVTWSEFPAGPPMLEALNAGSIDFGYTGESPPIFAQAGGIPLVYVAYDPWSPKAEAIVVPKDSPIKSVAELKGKKVAFAKGSNANYLLVKALEKAGIQYSDIQPATLPPADARAAFEGKKVDAWAIWDPYLAAAEAATGAHILADATELAPNRGYYLAAKSFVDAKPDVLKIVLDRVKKVSDWAKNNPSEVAKLLSPALGIDAPVLEIAEKRREYDVLPLTDEVITKQQEIADTFYKIKLIPKEIKVKEIVWQGKVNN; encoded by the coding sequence ATGTTTACTAAGTTCTCTTCAAGTCGATTTTTGGGTATGGCTTTTGCCTTCCTCCAAAAGTTCAAACAGCAAAGAATCCACACCTTTTCTTTATTATTTGCATTGGGACTTAGCTTAACTTTGGCTATCTCTGCTTGCTCTCCAAGTGCAAGTAACAATGGAACAACTCAGACAGCTAGCCCCAACCCAGTAGCTAGCGGCACTACAATTCGTATAGGCTACCAGAAAGCGTCAACTGTCCTCTATGCACTGAAAGCGAGAGAAGAATTAGAAAAAGCCTTTGCAACTTCAGGATCTTCCGTAACTTGGTCAGAATTTCCGGCTGGGCCTCCAATGCTAGAAGCATTGAATGCAGGTAGCATTGATTTTGGCTATACCGGAGAATCACCACCAATATTTGCCCAAGCTGGGGGTATTCCTCTAGTTTATGTTGCCTACGATCCTTGGAGTCCGAAAGCCGAAGCTATCGTAGTACCCAAGGATTCACCTATTAAAAGTGTGGCTGAACTCAAGGGTAAAAAAGTTGCTTTTGCCAAAGGTTCTAATGCTAACTACCTATTGGTGAAAGCGCTCGAAAAAGCAGGGATACAGTACAGCGACATCCAGCCAGCAACTCTCCCACCCGCCGATGCTCGTGCTGCCTTTGAAGGAAAAAAGGTTGATGCTTGGGCAATTTGGGACCCATATTTAGCCGCAGCAGAAGCAGCAACAGGCGCACACATTTTAGCAGACGCAACCGAATTAGCTCCCAATCGTGGTTATTATCTAGCTGCAAAATCTTTTGTTGATGCCAAGCCTGATGTTTTGAAAATAGTTTTGGATAGAGTGAAGAAAGTTAGTGACTGGGCAAAGAATAATCCTAGTGAAGTTGCTAAACTTCTTTCCCCAGCTTTGGGTATAGATGCTCCTGTGTTGGAAATAGCAGAAAAGCGACGTGAATATGATGTACTTCCGCTCACAGATGAAGTGATTACTAAACAACAAGAAATTGCAGATACCTTCTACAAAATTAAGTTGATACCGAAAGAAATCAAAGTTAAGGAAATTGTTTGGCAAGGAAAAGTGAATAATTAA
- a CDS encoding DUF6883 domain-containing protein, whose amino-acid sequence MSNSANLIPNAENAVVDIRKLRDYCLNPEHDEGKHKARVFCSTLGITADDAEELRQIILKVVKTHQVRLGRRDEFGQRYTLDFTLEWQNRSATIRSGWIIEEGFNFPRLTTCYLL is encoded by the coding sequence ATGTCTAACTCGGCCAATCTTATCCCAAATGCAGAAAATGCAGTCGTTGATATTCGTAAACTGCGTGATTATTGCCTCAATCCAGAACATGATGAAGGGAAACATAAAGCTCGCGTTTTTTGCTCAACTCTAGGTATAACAGCTGACGATGCTGAAGAATTGCGCCAGATTATTCTCAAAGTTGTCAAAACTCATCAAGTTCGCTTGGGACGACGCGATGAATTTGGACAACGCTACACTCTAGATTTCACGTTGGAATGGCAAAATAGAAGTGCAACCATTCGGAGTGGTTGGATTATCGAAGAAGGTTTTAATTTCCCAAGATTAACAACCTGCTATCTGCTGTAA